The Danio aesculapii chromosome 22, fDanAes4.1, whole genome shotgun sequence genomic sequence CAGACTCTGGACTTTATGAACTAAATATCATAGGAGGAAGAGAAGATCAAGTCAAGACATTTTGGGTCACTATCTATCGTAAGTACAGTATAgtttttctatttcaaataaacaattttaacagatgttggtttgtttgtttgtttgtttgttttggcctgCTGCTTGTATCACTGGCCATAACTAGGAAACCAAGTACTGaagatgtgattttttttttcaaatcatttaAGTGAAATTCACAAACAATTcattcagtgattttttttttttttttttttttttttttttttttttttttttttttttttgagctgatTTACAGCATTAAGCAAATAAAATCTTCAGTATTTTGATATTGCATCTTAGATGCGGTGATAATATCTCAGGTTTTTGCCAGTCTGACGCCGAATCATATTCTTATGTAGATGTTTCTGAAACCTCTATTTAAGCCCCTCTCGAAGTAAAACAAGAGATGATTAGGGCCCTTTACACTGATCAAAATAATGAGATGCAaatgtatgacttttttttttttgctattgaatTAAAGCAATAGATACCCTTGGAGCAATACACATCAGGAATCATCATAGTGTGACAAAGCAAGCGTTTTCAACCAGTGGTTTGGATTGTCATCCATTTTGATTTGAGCTTTAGACCTCATGACCACTGCTCTTTTTGTACACAGTAATGCAGTCCATATTGAGtcatatttatgcatgtattagCTTAATATTTCACCTGAATTAATATGAATCATTAATAGTTCAATCTTTGAATTCTTGAATATTTTGGCAACTTTAGGGACAAGTAAAAAGATAACCAGCGTTACTAGACCAGTCATATTACTGTACATACCAGTAATTTTTATATTAGCTTTTGCTttcttttatgttgtttatttattctcccgttctgtttttgattattttttataatgcttAATCAGTCACAAAAAAGTATTACCTGTACAATTCTTGTGgtttataattattttccatGTTTTTCAGCTCGTCTACCTGCTCCTGCAATTATCAGAAATTGCCCACAATATTCATCTTCATCTATATCTGAACATTCAGAGGTGTCCAGATGTGTGCTGCTGTGTTCAGTGCTGAATGTGAGTAttgtgagtctctcctggtacaaaggaaacagtttattgtccagcatcagtgtgtctgatctcagcaGCAGCATCTCTCTACATCTGGAGGTGGAATATCAGGATAAAAACACCTACAGCTGTGTGGTCAATAACACCATCAGCAACCAGACCACACATCTGGACATTAACACACTCTGTCAACCATGTGATGGTGCGTAAGTGGTAATATAAGTCCAAATGTTGTGATATTTCAAACAAAGGAACCTCATATAGCAACCTTTATTTCTTTTAGAGAGCCTATGCTGTGGTTCTGTCGAAGGTGTGATGAGATTGGTCATCTCAGCTCTGGTGGGCATGGCTGCTGCTGCTTTTGTGGTTGAAGACATAAGATCCAGAAAGGGAGAACAGGACAGCAGGGAGGAGACACGCTGTTAACAATCTTTGCAAATTACACCGCATTATACTGTATTatgaattagggctgtgcaattaatcaaaaatttggtttcgattttggcttctaacgattatgaaaaaacattaatcaagataaaacgattattgcatcatataccgccccctttccagttgtatacatttgttgctctgcaaagctcagtttcacgtgaacattactaaaagcatgtactgtaatttaacgtttgcAGCGCATAATTCACTGATGTACATtccaatcattcatgtttttaaaagtgcgaGAGAGatcacatgctgttgtgtgtatgcACTCAACCTCAGagatgagcagagcacacacatctaaagtcatcttaatgtgagcgctttcatggtcaaataggtgtcaaaatgCGGTGTTTAGTCATttttcatattaaccctcatttgtgtaataaacaagttGAGAATTAAAAGAcatgaaagagaaaccataaacAGAACTGCActgcgcgcaatattcctgctgccgactgtctTTATCattaaacaacaaaaggagaaaatcacaagtttttttcttacagtgaagatgcttaaagcacagtttgtttcatatttttattctagtgTATTTATTtgcctttccttatttacagggaggaaaataaatgaatatatacagttgaagtcagaattattagccctcctcgaTTACTAGCGACCCTTTTCCCCcccatagttttaataacttttatactCTTTAATAACTttgatctttgctatgatgaccgtgcaaaatattttactatttttcaagatacaagcattcagcttaaagtctgatttaaaggattagttagggtattaggcaagtgattgtattaAAAgtagaggctaataatattgaccttgaaataggcttcaaaatatttaaacctgctttaattctagccaaaataaaacaaataagcctttctccagaagaaaaactttgaaatactgtgaaaaattctttcctctgttaaacatcatttgggaaatatatatataaaaaatgtacaggAGGACTACTAATTTTGACTTgtactgataatcgttttgaataatcgtgattacaattatgaccaaaataatcgtgattatgatttttcccataatcgagcagtcCTAATATGAATCGTATTTTGTAGTTATGCAGTATATGTTATTCCATTTTAAAGTTGGACTGTGGGAAATATCCCCTTGGCACCAAAAAAACAGTATTCAGGTGAATTGAAATgcagttaaaaaaacaaagaaaagaaaacagaccAATCATAGGAAAGACAGTAATTTACCGTTTgcattgttttacagtaaatagataaatcagcaatgaattacaagtcattttttaattgtatgcAAATGTTACAGGCGAGAAGa encodes the following:
- the LOC130215498 gene encoding uncharacterized protein LOC130215498 isoform X2, producing MICMFAVLCYPLYLTGVSGADGLVSVIEGDSITLKPRVADIQKNMLSYKFGAEGALIALRDGNHSSVNYDVSERFKGRLHLDQTGALTISDSKTTDSGLYELNIIGGREDQVKTFWVTIYPRLPAPAIIRNCPQYSSSSISEHSEVSRCVLLCSVLNVEYQDKNTYSCVVNNTISNQTTHLDINTLCQPCDESLCCGSVEGVMRLVISALVGMAAAAFVVEDIRSRKGEQDSREETRC
- the LOC130215498 gene encoding uncharacterized protein LOC130215498 isoform X1 codes for the protein MICMFAVLCYPLYLTGVSGADGLVSVIEGDSITLKPRVADIQKNMLSYKFGAEGALIALRDGNHSSVNYDVSERFKGRLHLDQTGALTISDSKTTDSGLYELNIIGGREDQVKTFWVTIYPRLPAPAIIRNCPQYSSSSISEHSEVSRCVLLCSVLNVSIVSLSWYKGNSLLSSISVSDLSSSISLHLEVEYQDKNTYSCVVNNTISNQTTHLDINTLCQPCDESLCCGSVEGVMRLVISALVGMAAAAFVVEDIRSRKGEQDSREETRC
- the LOC130215498 gene encoding uncharacterized protein LOC130215498 isoform X3, whose translation is MLSYKFGAEGALIALRDGNHSSVNYDVSERFKGRLHLDQTGALTISDSKTTDSGLYELNIIGGREDQVKTFWVTIYPRLPAPAIIRNCPQYSSSSISEHSEVSRCVLLCSVLNVSIVSLSWYKGNSLLSSISVSDLSSSISLHLEVEYQDKNTYSCVVNNTISNQTTHLDINTLCQPCDESLCCGSVEGVMRLVISALVGMAAAAFVVEDIRSRKGEQDSREETRC